A genomic window from Macaca mulatta isolate MMU2019108-1 chromosome 19, T2T-MMU8v2.0, whole genome shotgun sequence includes:
- the LOC711417 gene encoding ATP synthase F(0) complex subunit C1, mitochondrial translates to MQTTGALLMSPALIRCCTRGLTRPVSASFLNSSVNSSKQPSYSSFPLQVARREFQTSVASRDIDTAAKLIGAGAARVGVAGSGAGIGTVLGSLIIGYARNLSVKQQLFFCAILGFALSEVVGLFCLTVAFLILFTM, encoded by the coding sequence ATGCAGACCACCGGGGCATTGCTCATGTCTCCAGCTCTGATCCGCTGTTGTACTAGGGGGCTAACCAGGCCTGTGTCTGCCTCCTTCTTGAACAGCTCAGTGAATTCATCTAAACAGCCTTCCTACAGCAGCTTCCCACTCCAGGTGGCCAgacgggagttccagaccagtgtTGCCTCCCGGGACATTGACACGGCAGCCAAGTTGATTGGTGCTGGGGCAGCCAGAGTTGGTGTGGCGGGTTCAGGGGCTGGCATTGGAACGGTGTTGGGCAGCTTGATCATTGGCTATGCCAGGAACCTGTCTGTCAAGCAGCAGCTCTTCTTCTGTGCCATTCTGGGCTTTGCCCTGTCTGAGGTTGTGGGGCTCTTCTGTTTGACGGTCGCCTTCCTCATCCTCTTCACCATGTGA